In the Sarcophilus harrisii chromosome 1, mSarHar1.11, whole genome shotgun sequence genome, one interval contains:
- the LOC100929389 gene encoding uncharacterized protein LOC100929389, translated as MVSQNMTWIKYPSQELIKIEDIIWSQNIISRFMHIYFALFVPTSLVAGTFNLITFIKGHSQLGKLDLYLLDLTVTNLLITLFSFTAITRPDYIPTTNLSCGVLSFFFNICYFNAQYIQIAMFYTFLFQDYLPCLRAAILIQKPLGHLGLVFACAFSSSLGGAILLGTASSLSDSALCQVDPLAAWPEYEIVKFSLGFGLALSIEVVFFILLIGKLARRRARPQKDDARAHLIILTITLIMFACRLFYNIMLLNRARLKLGRDNGSPRDELIMNIAELVLFGESCADSLAVLFLHNPCKVALIQSLRNLTKRCRKEEEIHHSISI; from the coding sequence ATGGTCTCACAGAACATGACATGGATAAAATATCCAAGCCAAGAACTCATTAAGATTGAAGATATCATATGGTCACAGAACATCATATCAAGATTTATGCACATCTACTTTGCACTCTTTGTCCCAACAAGTCTGGTTGCCGGCACATTCAACCTGATCACCTTCATTAAGGGGCACTCTCAGCTAGGAAAACTGGACCTGTACCTCTTGGACCTGACTGTGACAAACCTTCTGATAACCCTGTTTTCATTCACTGCCATCACTAGACCAGATTACATACCAACCACCAACCTGAGCTGTGGGgtactctcttttttcttcaacatttgttatttcaATGCGCAGTATATTCAGATTGCCATGTTCTACACGTTCCTGTTCCAGGATTATTTGCCCTGTCTGAGGGCGGCAATCCTGATCCAGAAGCCACTGGGACACTTGGGCCTTGTCTTTGCCTGTGCTTTCAGCAGCTCCCTGGGAGGCGCGATCCTTCTGGGCACAGCTAGTTCTTTATCCGACAGTGCCCTGTGCCAGGTTGACCCGTTGGCAGCCTGGCCCGAATACGAGATTGTCAAGTTCAGCCTGGGTTTTGGGTTGGCGCTAAGTATCGAGGTGGTTTTCTTCATCCTCCTCATTGGGAAGCTGGCACGAAGAAGAGCCCGTCCACAGAAGGATGACGCACGCGCTCACCTGATCATACTGACCATCACCCTCATCATGTTTGCTTGCCGCCTCTTCTACAACATTATGCTACTCAACAGGGCCAGGCTCAAACTTGGGAGGGATAATGGCTCTCCCAGAGATGAGCTCATCATGAATATTGCAGAGCTGGTCCTGTTTGGTGAGAGTTGTGCTGACAGCCTGGCCGTTCTCTTTCTTCATAACCCATGCAAGGTAGCCTTAATCCAAAGCCTACGAAATCTAACCAAACGGtgtaggaaggaagaagagatccACCACAGCATTTCCATCTAG